From a region of the Nonlabens dokdonensis DSW-6 genome:
- the glmS gene encoding glutamine--fructose-6-phosphate transaminase (isomerizing), which produces MCGIVGYIGHRKAYPIVLNGLKRLEYRGYDSAGIAIYDGKELRFSKTKGKVADLESKIEADISTEGTIAIGHTRWATHGVPNDVNSHPHFSNSGDLVIIHNGIIENYEPLKQELKNRGYSFQSDTDTEVLVNLIEDVQRKEGVKLGKAVQIALNQTIGAYAIAVFDRRKPNEIVVARLGSPLAIGVGEDEFFIASDASPFLEFTKNAIYLEDGEMAVVRTHKEMKVRKIHDDSLVDPYVQELQMNLEQIEKGGYDHFMLKEIYEQPDAIRDTFRGRMLVDQGLIKMAGIDDHIDKFLNAKRIIIVACGTSWHAGLVAEYVFEELARIPVEVEYASEFRYRNPVIDKEDVLIAISQSGETADTMAAIKLAKESGAFVFGVCNVVGSSISRETHAGAYTHAGPEIGVASTKAFTTQITVLTLIALQLAKKKGKISTSDFHTYLNELETIPEKVAEALTSNEHIEKVAEIYKDAKNCLYLGRGFNFPVALEGALKLKEISYIHAEGYPAAEMKHGPIALIDEQMPVVVIATKKGHYEKVVSNIQEIKSRSGKIIGIVTEGDVDVRNLADHVIEVPETIEFMTPLLTTIPLQLLSYHIAVKLGKNVDQPRNLAKSVTVE; this is translated from the coding sequence ATGTGTGGAATCGTAGGTTACATAGGGCATCGTAAAGCATACCCTATTGTTTTAAACGGTCTAAAAAGACTGGAATATCGAGGTTATGATAGTGCAGGTATCGCCATTTATGATGGAAAGGAGCTTAGATTTAGTAAAACCAAAGGAAAAGTTGCAGACTTAGAATCCAAAATTGAAGCTGATATTTCAACTGAAGGAACTATTGCAATAGGTCACACTAGGTGGGCAACTCATGGAGTACCTAATGATGTGAACTCACATCCTCATTTTTCTAATAGTGGTGATCTCGTAATTATACATAATGGTATCATAGAAAATTATGAGCCATTAAAGCAAGAACTTAAAAATAGAGGTTATTCCTTTCAATCAGATACAGATACCGAGGTTCTCGTAAACTTGATCGAAGATGTACAAAGAAAGGAAGGTGTAAAATTAGGTAAAGCAGTTCAAATTGCATTAAATCAAACAATAGGTGCCTATGCAATTGCTGTTTTTGATCGTAGAAAGCCCAATGAAATTGTAGTGGCTAGACTAGGGTCTCCACTAGCAATAGGTGTAGGTGAAGATGAATTTTTCATTGCCAGCGACGCAAGTCCTTTTTTAGAATTTACTAAAAATGCAATTTATCTAGAAGATGGAGAGATGGCAGTGGTACGTACTCACAAAGAAATGAAGGTGAGAAAAATTCATGACGATTCCTTAGTAGATCCGTATGTACAAGAGTTACAAATGAATCTAGAGCAAATTGAAAAGGGTGGTTACGATCATTTCATGCTTAAGGAGATTTATGAGCAGCCGGATGCCATACGTGATACATTTAGAGGTCGTATGCTTGTAGATCAAGGTCTTATTAAAATGGCTGGAATAGACGACCATATTGATAAATTTTTAAATGCAAAACGCATTATTATCGTAGCTTGTGGTACTTCGTGGCATGCAGGTCTTGTAGCCGAGTATGTTTTTGAAGAGCTGGCAAGAATACCAGTTGAGGTAGAATATGCTTCTGAATTCAGATACCGCAATCCTGTAATTGATAAAGAAGATGTACTGATAGCAATTTCACAAAGTGGTGAAACAGCAGATACGATGGCAGCTATTAAGTTGGCTAAGGAAAGTGGCGCTTTTGTTTTTGGTGTATGCAACGTAGTGGGAAGCTCTATTTCTAGAGAGACTCATGCAGGAGCATATACTCACGCAGGACCTGAAATAGGTGTAGCGTCTACTAAGGCTTTCACGACACAAATTACAGTGCTTACATTAATAGCTTTACAGCTTGCTAAGAAGAAAGGTAAGATCTCAACAAGTGACTTTCATACCTATCTGAACGAGTTAGAGACTATACCAGAGAAAGTTGCAGAGGCTTTAACCTCAAATGAACATATTGAGAAAGTGGCAGAAATCTATAAAGACGCAAAAAACTGTCTTTATTTAGGACGTGGCTTTAACTTCCCTGTAGCCTTAGAAGGTGCTTTAAAATTAAAAGAAATCAGCTATATCCATGCAGAAGGATATCCTGCTGCAGAGATGAAACACGGTCCTATTGCGCTTATTGATGAGCAAATGCCTGTAGTGGTTATTGCTACAAAAAAGGGACATTATGAAAAGGTGGTAAGTAATATTCAAGAGATCAAGTCACGTAGTGGGAAGATTATTGGAATAGTTACTGAAGGAGATGTGGATGTAAGAAACCTTGCAGATCATGTGATTGAAGTTCCAGAAACTATCGAGTTTATGACTCCACTTCTGACTACAATACCATTGCAGTTGTTGTCTTACCATATAGCGGTCAAGTTAGGTAAAAATGTAGATCAGCCACGTAATTTGGCAAAAAGTGTTACTGTCGAGTAA
- a CDS encoding glycogen/starch synthase, with product MKEKRVLYVSSEVIPYLPETEASSMSYFSPKMVNDRGGQIRIFMPRFGNINERRHQLHEVIRLSGMNLIINDLDMPLIIKVASIPKERMQVYFIDNEDYFKRKATLTDEDGNLFPDNDERAIFFAKGVIETVKKLNWAPDIIHVHGWLASLLPLYLKNYYGNDPLFEESKIVTSIYNQSFEGSLDEDMMEKLQYDALDEEALAEFEDPTYVNLMKSAIKYSDAIIKGSEELDSEIDAYIDGQEDKPILKYYAPEEFADAYEEFYLDQVLNEKEEA from the coding sequence ATGAAGGAAAAAAGAGTTTTATACGTATCATCTGAAGTTATACCATATTTACCTGAGACAGAGGCGTCTTCTATGTCTTATTTTTCTCCTAAGATGGTGAATGATCGCGGTGGACAGATTCGTATTTTCATGCCTAGATTTGGTAACATCAATGAAAGAAGACACCAGCTGCACGAGGTAATACGTCTTAGCGGAATGAATTTAATTATTAATGACCTTGATATGCCATTAATAATAAAGGTTGCTTCGATCCCTAAAGAGCGTATGCAGGTTTACTTTATTGATAATGAAGATTACTTTAAAAGAAAAGCAACCTTAACTGATGAAGACGGAAACCTATTTCCTGATAATGATGAACGTGCTATCTTTTTTGCCAAAGGAGTTATCGAAACAGTGAAAAAATTAAATTGGGCTCCCGACATCATTCACGTGCATGGCTGGTTAGCAAGTTTATTGCCGCTCTACCTAAAAAATTATTACGGTAATGATCCATTATTTGAAGAAAGTAAAATAGTTACTTCTATTTACAATCAATCTTTTGAAGGATCGTTAGATGAAGACATGATGGAGAAACTCCAATATGATGCTTTAGATGAAGAAGCTTTGGCTGAATTTGAAGACCCTACTTATGTGAACTTAATGAAGAGTGCTATTAAATATAGTGACGCAATCATTAAAGGAAGTGAGGAGCTGGATTCAGAAATTGATGCGTACATAGATGGGCAGGAAGATAAGCCTATTCTTAAGTATTACGCTCCAGAAGAGTTTGCTGATGCATATGAAGAGTTTTATCTTGATCAAGTATTGAACGAAAAAGAAGAAGCTTAA
- a CDS encoding DUF4270 domain-containing protein, which translates to MKKMLCNAAIIIAVILGVVSCENELTPLGSNFLGEDPENIIKEAEFDVKTYSAPVNPVQTNNFPSMPFGFYEDPVYGNSTYSFVSELNLGFQNPDIGFNVELVDIKIDIPYFSTVISQSSTDQTIYELDSLYGNQSIQIELYRSNYFLNSFDPDNISETAVYYSNFDNEIENNLGELLYSDNDFLPSPLEEVVTEDNIVNGMSVTDTIERLSPRYRRSFSDVETERWKEIFFVTDPATGEITDIRSELANNNIFRDYFRGVYFKVNGVTGAGNLVHLNLNEASIIVTIQSDSIDVNDFDEDGQTDDFIANPQSDIRFNFNGARVGFINNEFTPEALANIAASNDPLNGAENTFLKGGAGSVAVVELFGQATNDVDGESPILTNVIQNQWIINEAYIDFYVNLPVDDQGENEPERIIIYDYDTNTLLSDYVITNALTDPLLANLSHLGRLERITNDDGSVDIKYRIRLTQHLNDILAGNIQNNRLGIAVSQNVSLIGNNEVLNQGGSTIEPNIIPLSAAISHEGTVIHGNLSPILSKRPKLKVFYSETTN; encoded by the coding sequence ATGAAAAAAATGTTATGTAATGCTGCGATTATAATTGCAGTTATTTTAGGAGTGGTGTCCTGTGAAAATGAATTGACTCCTCTAGGAAGTAATTTTCTAGGAGAAGATCCTGAGAATATAATTAAAGAGGCTGAGTTTGATGTAAAGACTTATAGCGCTCCGGTTAATCCGGTACAAACTAATAATTTTCCATCAATGCCCTTTGGGTTTTATGAAGATCCAGTTTATGGTAACTCTACGTATAGTTTTGTTTCTGAGTTAAACTTAGGGTTTCAAAATCCTGATATAGGTTTTAATGTAGAGCTGGTAGATATAAAGATAGATATACCTTATTTTTCTACTGTTATTTCTCAATCTTCTACTGATCAAACTATTTATGAACTTGATTCTCTCTATGGAAATCAATCTATTCAAATAGAACTTTACAGGAGCAATTATTTCCTAAACAGTTTTGATCCTGATAACATTTCTGAAACAGCTGTTTATTATTCTAATTTTGATAACGAAATAGAAAATAACTTGGGTGAGTTATTGTATAGTGACAATGACTTCCTTCCCAGTCCTTTAGAAGAAGTTGTTACCGAGGATAATATTGTAAATGGTATGTCTGTTACGGATACTATCGAACGTTTATCACCTAGATATAGAAGATCTTTTAGCGACGTAGAAACTGAAAGATGGAAAGAGATATTTTTTGTTACAGATCCTGCTACTGGTGAAATTACTGATATAAGATCTGAATTAGCGAATAATAATATATTCCGAGATTATTTTAGAGGAGTTTACTTTAAAGTAAATGGAGTGACTGGTGCTGGTAACCTTGTTCATTTAAACTTAAATGAGGCAAGTATTATCGTCACTATTCAATCTGATTCTATTGATGTAAACGATTTTGATGAAGATGGTCAAACAGACGATTTTATTGCAAACCCTCAATCAGATATAAGATTTAATTTCAATGGGGCTAGAGTTGGTTTTATTAATAACGAGTTTACACCTGAAGCTTTGGCAAATATAGCCGCCTCAAATGACCCTTTAAATGGTGCAGAAAATACTTTTCTAAAAGGAGGTGCTGGTTCAGTTGCTGTTGTAGAGCTTTTTGGACAAGCGACAAATGATGTAGATGGTGAATCTCCGATACTGACCAATGTAATACAAAATCAATGGATAATAAATGAAGCGTATATCGATTTTTACGTTAATCTTCCTGTAGATGATCAAGGTGAGAATGAACCAGAAAGAATCATTATTTACGATTATGATACTAACACTTTGTTATCTGACTATGTAATTACTAACGCATTAACTGATCCCTTACTTGCAAACCTATCTCATTTAGGTAGATTAGAACGAATTACCAATGATGATGGTAGTGTTGACATAAAATACCGTATCAGATTAACGCAGCACTTGAATGATATTTTAGCCGGAAACATCCAGAATAATCGTTTAGGAATCGCGGTAAGCCAAAATGTTTCGTTGATTGGTAACAATGAAGTGTTAAATCAAGGTGGTAGCACTATTGAGCCTAATATCATACCTTTAAGCGCTGCCATCTCGCATGAAGGGACTGTAATTCATGGAAATTTATCCCCTATATTAAGCAAAAGGCCTAAATTAAAAGTCTTTTATTCAGAAACAACCAATTAA